One genomic region from Chloroflexota bacterium encodes:
- a CDS encoding CoA transferase, translating into MDTRAIAGLRVLDMSRGIAGAYCTKLLADLGAEVIFLEPPGGHPLRREGPFLTRLGRPDESGLFHFLCANKSAIIADVGVPSSETGAPSPGLARDSQSRPLPSSPERLGVRDRNRQERNDEAERVRRLIAGANLVVEDGQPGEMASRGLGHAALKGLHPSLVVTSLTHFGPTGRWRDWEGSEIADWAMGGYMYFGGHPEREPLMIPCDQAAFHAGVQAAIGSLAALRWAKATGQGQRVEVSALEALLSAHIWTVARWTHHGQVMRRTGTDVTRCKDGFVRFLVNRYTPEMFLLVDRPDLMDDPRFADQPSWRKNYPEFRVILEEWCLGQSKDDIFRRGQELRIPCAPVWDAKDLSTSALLQERKWLVAYEPGLVFPGYPYLMSESPPSLRKRAPVLGESVEDWASPGNPPLFSSLPPGERKGARKAASRQKNKRRLPLEGMRVLEITGNWAGPYAGRMLADLGAEVIKIEDPKNPQGRNMLYPGIQPLKHHYNRSAYFNKLHRNKKSLTLDVSEPEGRETFLKLIELSDVFIENTSLRVMRNFNIRYKDLRRVNPQLIYAAISAFGDTGALADYVAYGGNIEAACGLSAVMGYLGEDYPYNSGQFYCDPITASHAAVAVLAALEYRERTGKGQYLDLSLAENGINFFAESFLEYVCTGKKRPAMGNRHPVYAPQGCYPTVGDDMWMVVTVRSDEEWQRFADVLGAPELKDERYRTVEGRRRHHDELDAMIKKWSARYDHVEASSLLQRVGISAAPVLTNWEMVSNAHIFDLGFYQTIPHPEMGAYPQPGMPWRLLESPGVIQAPAPLYGAHNEEILRGLLKLPEERLATLYGKGIVADVPPRTIPPPAVLNT; encoded by the coding sequence ATGGATACGCGCGCAATCGCAGGGCTGCGGGTGCTGGACATGAGCCGGGGGATCGCGGGCGCATATTGCACGAAGCTTCTGGCTGACCTGGGGGCAGAGGTTATCTTTCTCGAGCCTCCGGGCGGCCACCCGCTGCGTCGAGAGGGGCCGTTTCTCACGAGGCTGGGCAGGCCGGATGAGAGCGGGCTCTTTCATTTTCTGTGCGCGAATAAGTCGGCGATCATCGCGGATGTGGGAGTACCCTCATCTGAGACAGGAGCACCCTCTCCCGGCTTAGCGAGAGACTCGCAAAGCCGACCTCTCCCATCGAGCCCCGAAAGGCTCGGGGTGCGCGATAGGAATCGGCAGGAGAGGAACGATGAGGCGGAGCGAGTGCGGAGGCTGATCGCAGGGGCGAACTTGGTGGTGGAGGATGGGCAGCCTGGAGAGATGGCGAGCCGCGGCTTGGGCCATGCAGCGCTGAAGGGGCTGCATCCATCCCTGGTGGTGACTTCGCTCACGCACTTTGGGCCGACGGGGAGATGGCGCGACTGGGAGGGGAGCGAGATCGCTGATTGGGCGATGGGCGGCTATATGTATTTCGGAGGGCATCCGGAGCGGGAGCCTTTGATGATCCCGTGCGACCAGGCGGCCTTCCATGCGGGGGTGCAGGCGGCGATCGGGTCGCTGGCGGCGCTGCGGTGGGCGAAGGCGACGGGCCAGGGACAGCGCGTGGAGGTCTCCGCGCTGGAGGCGCTGCTCTCCGCGCACATCTGGACGGTGGCGCGGTGGACGCACCACGGGCAGGTGATGCGGCGGACGGGGACGGACGTGACGCGCTGCAAGGACGGCTTCGTGCGGTTCCTGGTGAACCGCTATACGCCGGAGATGTTCCTGCTGGTTGACCGTCCGGACCTGATGGACGACCCGCGCTTCGCCGACCAGCCGAGCTGGCGGAAGAACTATCCCGAATTCCGCGTGATCCTGGAGGAGTGGTGCCTGGGACAATCGAAGGACGACATCTTCCGCCGAGGTCAGGAGCTGCGGATCCCGTGCGCGCCGGTGTGGGATGCGAAGGATCTGAGCACATCGGCGCTCTTGCAGGAGCGGAAGTGGCTTGTGGCGTACGAGCCGGGGCTGGTTTTTCCGGGGTATCCATATCTTATGAGCGAATCGCCGCCTTCGCTGCGAAAGCGGGCGCCGGTGTTGGGAGAGTCGGTGGAAGACTGGGCAAGCCCAGGGAATCCCCCTCTCTTTTCTTCTCTCCCGCCAGGGGAGAGAAAAGGAGCGCGGAAGGCCGCTTCCCGGCAAAAGAACAAAAGGAGGTTGCCGCTGGAGGGTATGCGGGTGCTGGAGATCACGGGGAACTGGGCGGGGCCGTACGCGGGACGCATGCTGGCGGACCTGGGGGCGGAGGTCATCAAGATCGAGGACCCAAAGAATCCCCAGGGGCGCAATATGCTGTACCCAGGGATCCAGCCGCTGAAGCACCACTACAACCGCTCGGCCTATTTCAACAAGCTGCACCGGAACAAGAAGTCGCTGACGCTGGACGTGAGCGAGCCGGAGGGCCGCGAGACCTTCCTGAAGCTCATCGAGCTTTCCGATGTGTTCATCGAGAACACGAGCCTGCGGGTGATGCGGAACTTCAACATCCGCTATAAAGACTTGCGCAGGGTGAACCCGCAGCTCATCTACGCGGCGATCTCGGCCTTTGGCGATACTGGGGCGCTGGCGGACTATGTGGCCTACGGCGGCAATATCGAGGCGGCCTGCGGGCTTTCGGCGGTGATGGGCTACCTGGGGGAGGACTATCCGTACAACAGCGGGCAGTTCTACTGCGACCCGATCACGGCTTCGCACGCGGCGGTGGCGGTGCTGGCGGCGCTGGAGTACCGGGAGCGCACGGGGAAGGGGCAGTACCTGGACCTTTCGCTGGCGGAGAACGGGATCAACTTTTTCGCGGAGTCGTTCCTGGAGTATGTCTGCACCGGGAAGAAGCGCCCGGCGATGGGGAATCGCCATCCGGTCTACGCGCCCCAGGGGTGCTATCCCACTGTGGGGGACGATATGTGGATGGTGGTGACGGTGCGCTCGGATGAGGAATGGCAGCGGTTCGCTGATGTGCTGGGTGCGCCGGAGCTGAAGGACGAGCGGTATCGCACGGTGGAGGGAAGGCGGCGGCACCACGATGAGCTGGACGCCATGATCAAGAAGTGGTCGGCACGGTACGACCATGTAGAGGCGTCGTCGCTCTTGCAGCGGGTGGGGATTTCGGCGGCGCCGGTGCTGACGAACTGGGAAATGGTAAGCAACGCGCATATCTTCGACCTTGGCTTTTACCAAACGATCCCCCACCCGGAGATGGGGGCCTATCCGCAGCCTGGGATGCCGTGGCGGCTTTTGGAGTCGCCCGGGGTTATCCAGGCGCCGGCGCCGCTCTATGGGGCGCACAACGAGGAGATCCTGCGGGGGCTGCTGAAGCTGCCAGAGGAGCGCCTGGCGACGCTGTATGGGAAGGGGATCGTGGCGGACGTGCCGCCGAGGACGATACCGCCGCCTGCGGTGCTGAATACGTAG
- a CDS encoding DUF3800 domain-containing protein gives MHLTAMLTLDAYADESGVEEAPDYCLIAGYIGAPSTWESFNRRWMVALDGVPEFHAKEFFPRRRALSTRSPYHGWSIEKRVAFIRRLVGVIKNHALLPVGSAVEVAPFRELSQEERRIFIGAIIRQITVHLNRVGGPTSRQFTARSEFTLKGTGSPQRPYFVAFRSFLEDTMRHIASGTKLNITLDRNRSLEAYAVDLFNQLAKAWGDADPQKRLGLFGYADSSEPPLQAADLYAYIWTRRLHSRSITQEMLETAPVFDGSTISVVRRTDFVEMLKSMRAGLSEFNEVPLRTPL, from the coding sequence TTGCACCTCACAGCGATGCTAACGTTGGATGCATATGCAGATGAGAGCGGTGTTGAGGAAGCACCGGACTACTGCCTGATTGCAGGCTACATCGGTGCGCCGTCTACCTGGGAGTCCTTCAACCGACGCTGGATGGTTGCGCTTGACGGTGTGCCTGAGTTTCACGCAAAAGAGTTCTTCCCCCGCCGACGGGCGTTGAGTACTCGGAGTCCGTACCACGGCTGGAGTATTGAGAAGCGAGTCGCCTTTATCAGAAGGCTTGTGGGTGTCATCAAAAACCATGCACTCTTACCTGTCGGTTCTGCTGTCGAAGTTGCTCCGTTTAGAGAGTTATCGCAAGAAGAGAGACGCATCTTCATAGGAGCAATCATCCGACAAATCACAGTGCACTTGAATCGGGTCGGAGGGCCTACTAGTCGCCAATTCACAGCCAGGTCAGAGTTCACACTCAAAGGAACGGGCTCTCCGCAGCGCCCCTATTTTGTGGCGTTTCGGAGCTTCTTAGAAGATACAATGCGCCACATCGCCTCGGGGACCAAGCTCAATATAACCTTGGATAGGAATAGGTCGCTTGAAGCTTACGCCGTTGATTTATTCAATCAGCTTGCAAAGGCGTGGGGCGACGCAGACCCACAGAAACGCCTAGGGCTGTTTGGGTATGCGGACTCATCCGAGCCTCCACTACAGGCGGCTGACTTGTATGCCTACATATGGACGCGGCGGCTTCATTCTCGAAGTATTACTCAGGAAATGCTAGAGACGGCCCCGGTCTTTGATGGATCAACAATATCGGTTGTACGCCGAACCGACTTTGTGGAAATGCTGAAAAGCATGCGCGCTGGGCTGTCCGAGTTCAATGAAGTACCACTAAGGACGCCTTTGTGA
- a CDS encoding IS1595 family transposase — protein MATPKTLLEAIRHFSDPDTCLDYMVKLRWPDGVTCPSCQSKDVRFISTRRLWECKTKHAKRQFSVKVGTIFEDSPIGLDKWLAAIWMIANAKNGVSSYEIARSLGVTQKTAWFMLHRIRLAMEGDTGIFGGRVEVDETFIGGQARFMHKSRREKVIKGATGMVGKVAVMGLLARHGKDGYSTVKAKMIADVKRQTLQPMVRHHIEPGSEVITDDWTGYKGINTEYVHNIINHAEAYVKGHVHTNGVENFWSLLKRAIRGTYVSVEPFHLFRYLDEEVFRYNTRGDKDGGRSRQVAGRIAGKRLTYAQLTGAPSPLPNTTPA, from the coding sequence ATGGCAACACCTAAGACTCTTCTTGAAGCGATCCGGCACTTTTCTGACCCTGACACCTGCTTGGACTACATGGTCAAGCTGCGCTGGCCTGATGGCGTCACGTGCCCTTCTTGCCAGAGTAAAGACGTGCGCTTCATTTCGACTCGCCGTCTCTGGGAGTGCAAGACTAAGCATGCCAAGCGGCAATTCTCGGTCAAAGTCGGGACCATCTTTGAGGACAGCCCCATTGGGCTTGATAAATGGCTTGCCGCTATCTGGATGATTGCCAACGCCAAGAATGGCGTCTCCAGCTATGAGATCGCCCGTAGCCTTGGCGTGACTCAAAAGACCGCCTGGTTCATGCTCCATCGCATCCGCTTGGCTATGGAGGGTGACACCGGGATATTCGGAGGCAGAGTTGAAGTGGACGAGACTTTCATCGGCGGGCAGGCCCGATTCATGCACAAGAGCCGTAGAGAGAAGGTCATCAAGGGCGCGACTGGCATGGTGGGTAAGGTTGCGGTGATGGGCCTCTTGGCTCGGCATGGCAAGGATGGATACAGCACAGTCAAGGCCAAGATGATTGCCGACGTGAAGCGGCAGACTCTTCAGCCGATGGTGCGCCACCACATCGAACCCGGCTCCGAGGTCATCACCGATGACTGGACAGGCTATAAGGGCATCAATACCGAATATGTCCACAACATCATCAACCATGCCGAGGCGTATGTGAAGGGGCATGTCCACACCAATGGCGTTGAAAACTTCTGGAGCCTCCTGAAGAGGGCTATCCGAGGCACATATGTAAGCGTCGAGCCGTTCCATCTGTTCAGATACCTCGACGAAGAGGTGTTTCGGTACAACACTCGCGGAGACAAGGACGGCGGCAGATCCCGACAAGTAGCCGGACGGATCGCAGGCAAGCGACTGACCTATGCACAATTGACCGGCGCACCCTCGCCGCTCCCCAATACGACGCCTGCGTAA
- a CDS encoding DUF1385 domain-containing protein, producing the protein MPQHRKSPRQIGGFFCSAAETAKQPKFNYGGQAVIEGVMIRGRTHVTVAVRRPNGMLKQLIEPLPKLFTGGWRKIPFVRGAIVLAETLSLGLKAIMFSAEAALEEEDAKEEVKLSGFASGAMLTVSLLLAIGIFFIIPLFISRAFDSIIENDIAANVFEGVIRFAIFIAYIWLMGRMKDMKRLFMYHGAEHMTIACHEHNEPLETQNIRRYKKEHPRCGTAFLLTVMVVAIILFAFLGRPDLWLLVVSRIVLIPVIAAVSYEIIRFNAAHIDSTIGKVLTYPGLLMQKLTTQKPDDQQIEVAVAAMQAALAADAKSPSA; encoded by the coding sequence ATGCCTCAGCATCGAAAAAGCCCCCGGCAGATCGGGGGCTTTTTTTGTTCCGCCGCCGAGACCGCCAAACAGCCCAAGTTCAACTACGGCGGCCAAGCCGTCATCGAAGGCGTCATGATCCGCGGCCGCACCCACGTCACCGTCGCCGTCCGCAGGCCCAACGGCATGCTCAAGCAGCTCATCGAGCCGCTGCCCAAGCTCTTCACCGGCGGCTGGCGCAAGATCCCCTTCGTCCGCGGCGCCATCGTCCTCGCGGAGACCCTCTCCCTCGGCCTCAAGGCCATCATGTTCTCGGCTGAGGCCGCCCTCGAAGAGGAAGACGCCAAGGAAGAGGTCAAACTCTCCGGCTTCGCCTCCGGCGCCATGCTCACCGTCTCCCTCCTCCTCGCCATCGGCATCTTCTTCATCATCCCCCTCTTCATCAGCAGAGCCTTCGACTCCATTATCGAGAACGACATAGCCGCCAACGTCTTCGAAGGCGTCATTCGCTTCGCCATCTTCATCGCCTACATCTGGCTCATGGGCCGCATGAAAGACATGAAGCGGCTCTTCATGTACCACGGCGCGGAGCACATGACCATCGCCTGCCATGAGCACAACGAGCCCCTCGAGACCCAGAACATCAGGAGATACAAGAAAGAGCACCCCCGCTGCGGCACCGCCTTCCTCCTCACCGTCATGGTCGTCGCCATCATCCTCTTCGCCTTCCTCGGCCGCCCCGATCTCTGGCTCCTCGTCGTCTCGCGCATCGTCCTCATCCCCGTCATCGCCGCCGTCAGCTATGAGATCATCCGCTTCAACGCCGCTCACATAGACAGCACCATCGGCAAGGTCCTCACCTACCCCGGCCTGCTCATGCAGAAGCTCACCACCCAAAAGCCCGACGATCAGCAGATCGAAGTCGCCGTCGCCGCCATGCAGGCCGCCCTCGCCGCAGACGCCAAATCGCCTTCTGCGTAA
- the rpmE gene encoding 50S ribosomal protein L31: MKADIHPRYVAAQVQCACGHKWLTRSTTSLLKVEVCSKCHPFFTGEQRILDTEGRVDRFKKRYGLK; encoded by the coding sequence GTGAAAGCAGACATCCATCCCAGATACGTAGCCGCCCAGGTGCAGTGCGCCTGCGGCCACAAGTGGCTCACCCGCTCCACAACCTCGCTCCTCAAGGTCGAGGTCTGCTCCAAGTGCCACCCCTTCTTCACCGGTGAGCAGCGCATCCTCGATACCGAAGGCCGCGTTGACCGCTTCAAGAAGCGCTACGGCCTCAAATAA
- a CDS encoding 50S ribosomal protein L27 translates to MAQKKGGGTSANGRNSPGQRLGVKVFDGQPVTAGSIIVRQRGTAIQPGLNVGLARDHSLFARVDGLVKFDRATKFRKRANVMPAGQGAAK, encoded by the coding sequence ATGGCACAAAAAAAGGGCGGCGGCACCAGCGCCAACGGTCGCAATAGCCCCGGTCAGCGCCTCGGCGTCAAGGTCTTCGATGGCCAGCCCGTCACCGCAGGCAGCATCATCGTCCGCCAGCGCGGCACCGCCATCCAGCCCGGCCTCAACGTCGGCCTCGCCAGGGACCACAGCCTCTTCGCCCGCGTGGACGGCCTCGTCAAGTTCGACCGCGCCACCAAGTTCCGCAAGCGCGCCAACGTCATGCCCGCGGGACAGGGAGCAGCAAAGTGA
- the rplU gene encoding 50S ribosomal protein L21 — protein sequence MFTYAIVRSGNKQYRVSPGDTLNVELIADKEPGDKVNLDQVLLVSNNGDITVGKPYVSGAKVVAKIESHGKGDKVLVYKMKRKVRYRRKVGHRQPFARLAIESIEVGGASLKAAAKAKGK from the coding sequence ATGTTTACCTATGCCATCGTTCGTTCTGGAAATAAGCAGTACCGCGTCTCCCCCGGCGATACCCTCAACGTCGAGCTCATCGCCGACAAGGAGCCGGGTGACAAGGTCAACCTCGACCAGGTTCTCCTGGTGAGCAACAACGGCGATATCACCGTCGGCAAGCCCTATGTCTCCGGCGCGAAGGTCGTCGCCAAGATTGAAAGCCACGGAAAAGGCGATAAGGTCCTCGTCTACAAGATGAAGCGCAAGGTCCGCTATCGCCGCAAGGTCGGCCACCGCCAGCCCTTCGCCCGCCTCGCCATCGAAAGCATCGAAGTCGGCGGCGCGAGCCTCAAGGCCGCGGCAAAGGCCAAGGGGAAGTAA